A DNA window from Enoplosus armatus isolate fEnoArm2 chromosome 9, fEnoArm2.hap1, whole genome shotgun sequence contains the following coding sequences:
- the polr3glb gene encoding DNA-directed RNA polymerase III subunit RPC7-like isoform X1 gives MAGRGRGRGRRMMSFSVEAVGINRGDSLPPSIQQPTPLFPVMEQKPLPLAGGEEAEYLLALKQEFRGAMKSLPCFIQPAAAHRDVERYSDKYHISEQTDGLTDWTPDWKRLPKELRVHVKKPASVSAAVSHSDRLQAGQKKKRVKEKEEVLLKLETLEKKEERGSSGEEEEEEREEKKKKQEEEEAEGEEEYDEEEFEEETDYVMSYFDNGEEFGGDSDDNMDEAIY, from the exons ATGGCGGGTCGAGGTCGCGGGCGGGGTCGGAGGATGATGAGTTTCAGTGTGGAGGCAGTCGGCATCAACAGAGGAGACAGTTtacctccatccatccaacaGCCTACACCTCTGTTTcct gTGATGGAGCAGAAGCCCCTCCCCCTGGCAGGTGGGGAGGAGGCGGAGTATCTGTTAGCTCTCAAACAGGAGTTCAGAGGAGCCATGAAGAGTCTGCCCTGCTTCATTCAACCAGCTGCTGCACACAGag ATGTGGAGAGATACTCTGATAAATATCACATCAGCGAGCAGACAGATGGACTAACGGACTGGACTCCAG acTGGAAGAGACTCCCCAAAGAGCTCAGAGTCCATGTGAAGAAACCTGCCA gtgtttcagcagcagtcagtcaCTCTGACAGACTTCAGGCTggtcagaagaagaaaagagtgaaagagaaagaggaagtgctGCTCAAACTGGAG ACtctggagaagaaggaggagcgGGGGAGctcgggggaggaggaggaggaggagagagaggagaagaagaagaaacaggaggaagaggaggcagagggagaggaggagtaTGACGAGGAAGAGTTTGAGGAG GAGACGGATTACGTCATGTCGTACTTTGATAACGGAGAGGAGTTTGGTGGAGACAGTGACGACAACATGGACGAGGCTATTTACTGA
- the polr3glb gene encoding DNA-directed RNA polymerase III subunit RPC7-like isoform X2 yields the protein MAGRGRGRGRRMMSFSVEAVGINRGDSLPPSIQQPTPLFPVMEQKPLPLAGGEEAEYLLALKQEFRGAMKSLPCFIQPAAAHRDVERYSDKYHISEQTDGLTDWTPDWKRLPKELRVHVKKPASDGVSAAVSHSDRLQAGQKKKRVKEKEEVLLKLETLEKKEERGSSGEEEEEEREEKKKKQEEEEAEGEEEYDEEEFEEETDYVMSYFDNGEEFGGDSDDNMDEAIY from the exons ATGGCGGGTCGAGGTCGCGGGCGGGGTCGGAGGATGATGAGTTTCAGTGTGGAGGCAGTCGGCATCAACAGAGGAGACAGTTtacctccatccatccaacaGCCTACACCTCTGTTTcct gTGATGGAGCAGAAGCCCCTCCCCCTGGCAGGTGGGGAGGAGGCGGAGTATCTGTTAGCTCTCAAACAGGAGTTCAGAGGAGCCATGAAGAGTCTGCCCTGCTTCATTCAACCAGCTGCTGCACACAGag ATGTGGAGAGATACTCTGATAAATATCACATCAGCGAGCAGACAGATGGACTAACGGACTGGACTCCAG acTGGAAGAGACTCCCCAAAGAGCTCAGAGTCCATGTGAAGAAACCTGCCAGTGA TG gtgtttcagcagcagtcagtcaCTCTGACAGACTTCAGGCTggtcagaagaagaaaagagtgaaagagaaagaggaagtgctGCTCAAACTGGAG ACtctggagaagaaggaggagcgGGGGAGctcgggggaggaggaggaggaggagagagaggagaagaagaagaaacaggaggaagaggaggcagagggagaggaggagtaTGACGAGGAAGAGTTTGAGGAG GAGACGGATTACGTCATGTCGTACTTTGATAACGGAGAGGAGTTTGGTGGAGACAGTGACGACAACATGGACGAGGCTATTTACTGA